The following DNA comes from Flavisolibacter ginsenosidimutans.
TTTTTTGCAAAAAGTTGAACGCATTTTCACCGGTTGCATATTCAATAGCAGCATCGGCTCTCATCAAATCAACGTAAGCAGCTGTAAGAATAAACGCGGTGGACGTTTGCTTTTTGTAGTTTGTATTATAAGCCAGGCTATAATCAGGATTGGTCGTAATGAATGACTGTGCACCCGTCCTATCCAAACCGTAAGGGAAGCCTTTTACAACACCTGAAGCATTAGCCTGACCGTAAGCAAAAACCCGCGGATCAGAATAATTGTTCATCAGGTCAGCCAGTGGTTTTGCAATGGCAACCACCGAAGCTGTTGTAAGGTTGTACATCGGGTAGTTGAACGTTCCACCCGGATACGTAACCTTGAAGTTGTAAGCGTTATCATCAATCACGCCTCCAGGGTCGGACAATGCAGCCATGAACTGTGTTTTGCCCGTAGCCGGATCAACTTTTGAAAGGCGCAAAGCCAATGACAAGCGAAGTGAATTGGCAAAGCGTTTCCATTTACTCGCATCACCGCCATAAATGATGTCGCCGGTTACAGCAGCACCGCCCGTTTGAAAACCAGCCGAGGCTTCTTTTAACTCCTTGAACAAGTCGTTGTAAATCGCTTGTTGCTTGTCGTAAGGAACTTGCAACGCACCTTTCAGCGCATTGAAGTAAGGAACATCGCCGTACTTATCGGTAACAATGGAAAAATAATAGGCCTTTAAAATCCGCGCAATCTGGATTTGGTTCACCGAATTGCCACCCGTCGCCGTTGGGTTAGGATTTGCTGTATTTACGTCGATGATTTTCTGCAAATCTTCCAAAACACCCGAATAATAAACGTCCCACGATACGCCGGTTGTTGGGTAAAGCTGGTTGTCGGGATATTGAATCTGGCTGAAGTGTTGTACAAAATAAGGCGTGTAATAAGTAAACAGCGGGGCGCCGTTGCTGGCTGATGCTTGTCCAATCGCGTCTGAACCGAGGTAAGTTTCAACGTTGGTAAGCAAAGCTGAGGTAACGGGCGTTGTCACCGCATTGGGGCTTACGTTAGTGTCCTTAAACTTATTGCAAGCCGCCAAACCGAGTGCTGTTACAAGCACTAGCGAGGAGATATTCTTTTTTGAAAAACTCATTTTCATAATTGTCGTTTAACTTTTTAAAACTATAAACCAAATTTCAAGGTCACCCCAAATGATCTGGACGGAGGCAACTGTCCGCTCTCACCATAGTTTCCGGTAAGTTCTGATGGATCGAAGTTTTTGTTGGCTGTATAAATGAGCCACGGATTTCTGGCAAACACACTAACGTTCAGGTTTTTAATTGTATTGCCAATTCTGCCCACTTTGTTCAGTGGAACTGTATAGCCAAGATTTACTTCCCTCAGCTTAACGTAAGTCAGGTCGAAAATATGCGTCTCGTTGATTTTATTCGCGCCGTTCACGTCATAATAATCAATGGCGTCAATGTACATGTCAACCGGGGTTTTCAAGTCGGCGGCCGAAACACCTTTTACGTGTACGCCACCACCTTGAGCAACCGGGTCACGAACTGGCTTGCCTCTGTCGTTCAAACCGGCTGTGTAGTCGTATAATCCGGAGAAACCACCCCAGAAGTCAGAAAGAGAAAAGTATTTGCCGCCTTTTGTAAAGTCAATGGCAAAGTTCAGGTTGAAGCCTTTGTACGATAAGGTATTTACCAAACCACCTGTATAGTCGGGAAGAATAGAACCGAAGTTCACGTTATCTGTGTACGCATACGTACCGTTAGCGTTCAGAACATTTACACCATCGGCATTCTTCTTAATGCCACGGCCCCTGATCTGACCCCACTCCTGGCCAACGATGCTCCATACACCCGGTGCATAACCAGCCGAGCCCGTTGAACTTGAATAGTCACTGCCACCAAGATAAAAGGAAGTCAGGTTGGGATATAGCTCAACCACTTTTGACGTATTCTTCGCGAGGTTCAAGGCAATGTTCCAGGAGAACGTATTGTTTCGCACTGGATAGCCATCGATTGTTACCTCAACACCTTTGCGATTCAGCTTTCCAGCATTGATCAATTTTGACGAGAATCCGCTTACAGAAGGCGTCGTTACCGTTACGAGTGAATTTGTAACGTTCTCGTTATAATAGGTGGCACTCAAACCAATTCTGTTTTTTAAAAAACGTAAGTCAAGACCGAATTCAAAAGACTTTGTCAATTGATTTACGAGGTTGGAATCAATAGCACGGTCTGGAGTAGTCATCGTAATATTACCGTTCCATTGATTTGACCCTACACCGTAAAGCAGGGTAGTATTATATGGGTCAAGGTCAGAACCCGCTTCAGCCCATGTACCCCTGATTTTACCAAAGCTGAGGAAAGGCAACGCCTTGTCAACATACTTCGTAAAAATGAATGAAGCACCGATGGATGGATATAGGTAAGAATTACTTACTTCTGGCAAAGCCGAGCTCCAGTCATTTCTCAATGTACCGTTTACGATAAAGATATTGTTCCAGTTCAGGTCCACACTTCCATACAAAGAGCGAACGATTTTTTTCGTCCGTGAAGTAGCAAAATAAAAGGGGGTTACTTTACTGTTAGCAAGGTTAAAGAAATCTCTTACAACCAAACCACCTTTTGTTCCATTATCCAAGGAACTGTAATCGTTCTGGCGGATATTTCCGCCCACGTTAGCATCCAATGTCAGTTCTCCAAAGCGGTTATTGTAGGAACCGAGGAATTCGTAGTTGCTCTCAACCTGGCGAACATCGTAAGTGCGGTAAGTTGCGGTAACCGGACGGCCGCCAGTGTTAGCGTTAATTGCCAACGGCGAGGACATGTCCTCCGTACTGAATTCAAAAATGTATGGCAGCTTGGATTCGTAGTGCGTGTTACGCTGGTTGCGTCTTGCCGTACCGGTTATTTTAAAATGGTTGTCCAACTTGTATGTTAAGCCTGCGCTTCCGTACAAACGGTCTTGTGTGTTCACGGCGCTGATCAAGTCATAATAAGTAAAAGGATTTGTCCAGTAAGCCGTACCAGCATAAAAATATTTCGCATCCGGTCTTCCGGGCGTACCGTCCTCAAGGTTCCAGCCTGGAATAGCGCCGGTCGGAGTCCTTAAATCTTTCAATTCACGAAGGATGTTCATGTCAAGGTCTCTGTGAAACCAGGAGTTGAAGCTTCCTGACGCGTTGTTGCCGTAAGTGTCTGAAAATTCACCGTCAACTTTTTGGTTTACGTAGTTGAAGTCAACAGTAGCGGTGAAATGCTTGTTGATGTCGTAAGACGATTGTGCAGAAAGAAAATTCCGGTTCAGGCGGGAAGAAGGAATCAATCCCGTTTGGTATTGATTGGTGTACGACAAACGAACGCTGTAATCGCTTCCGCCTTTGCTGAAGGCCACGTTGTTTAACGTGTTCTGGCCGGTATTGTAAAAGTTTCTTACGTTGTCGGGCTGAGGTGTAAGGTTGGCCGTTTTAAACGAATACTTGGTGCCAGGGTACCAGGCATACCAGGGAATGTATTCGCTGCCGTCAATTTTAGGCCCCCAGGAAGCGTCGTCAAAATAAGTATGGTAACGCTTGCCGTCCAGTGCTTTCCACTCTGCGGGATCGCCGGGCTGCCAGGTATAAGTTTGCCAGCCTGCGCCTGCTGTACCGCCTGAATATTCGTTTTGATATTTAGGCAACAGACCTACTTTGTCAAAAGAATAAGTAGAGGTAACGGAAATATTTGAGGTATTGCGGCCGGCTTTCTTGGTTGTAATTAAGATAGCTCCATTAGCTGCCCTAACACCATATAAGGCTGTTGCACCGGGACCTTTCAACACTTGCAGGTCTTCCACATCGTCCATGTTGATGAAGTTGATGTCGTCAATCGGAGTGCCGTCAACTACATAGAGTGGATCGTTACTAATACCAGATACAGAGTTGGCGCCGCGAATCCTGATAGCGGATTGTGAACCCAATTTTGCAGCCGATTGCGTACGCACCTGCACGTTTGATATTTTACCGGCAAGCGCCTGGTTTACGTCAGTGATACGGGTTGACGTAAGGTTTTCACCCTTAATTCCTTGTTGGGAATTTGAAAGCACGTCGGACCTTCTCCGGATACCCAAAGCGGTTACCACAACTTCAGAGAGCTGTGCATCCGTCGAGTTTAAGGTTGCCGCCACCTGGTTACCATTTACCGTCACGGTTTGTTCCTGGTGGCCGGTAGCCGTAATGCGCAGCCGGGTGCCGTCTGCAGCCCTTATGGTAAAGGCGCCGTTGGCATCAGCCTTAGTTGCGTTGTTTTTGCCGACCTCGGTAATGGTGGCGAAGGGAATAGGTTCTCCTTTTTCGTCCCGGACGGTACCGCTGACGGTCCGCTGGGCAAATGCCAGCACCGACAGCACCAGCATGGATAGCAGAAGTGTAATTTTTCTCATCGAACGTCTAATTTTAAAATTTAAAAAGCATTAAAAAATCCGGGGTTTACCCGCAACAAGGGGCAGCTTGTAGAGACAACTTGCCGCACTTTTTTGCTGCGCCAAATTAGGAGATTTTCAATAAACACTTAAAGTTTTCAAAAAAATGATGGCGGGCAAATGTTCAAGACAGGCGGCAAAGGGTGGTTCAGAACCCGTATTGCGCTTCTAATTTGATTTCTGTTTTCCTGTTTCCGCTTATTTGGTCGAGACCTGATCCGGTAGTGGCTTTGCCGGGGTAAACGGTCTGCGCAAGCCGCATCCAGCCGGTAAGGTTCTTTGTAAAGGCGAAGGAAAGGTTCAGGTAATAACGAAAGCCTTTGTCATAAAAAGCCGGAATGGAGAAGCTGTACGGCACGTCGCTTTCATAGGCATAGATGCGGCTGTCGTAGCCACCGGTTTCAAAATATTGGAGCCTTGCGTTCCCTTTCAATTTAAGAGACAGGGAACCGGCAACCTCAATAAACGAAAGAAACCCTTCCTGCCGCTGGCCGCTCTGCCCGTCAAACCAAATCACTTCCGTCCGGCCTTTTACCAACAAATCATTCCTGACTTGCCTGGCAAATTGCAGCCGCAGGTTCTGTTTGATTTTGTCGACAGGATAAGAAACAACCTGCGTTGTGCCGGCATCATTTAAAGGTTTGTTCTCGGTACGGCACCGCAGGTAAATCTCTGTGCGCTTGTCGGGAGTATAGCTGAGTTGCAAGAGGTAATCCCAACCGCTGCTGGGCGCCGATACCCGGTATTTCAAAAAAGGGAATTGATAAAAATCCGTGTACGCCGCTACCTGCCAACCAAGTGCAGGCCTGATTGTGATGCCCGTATAGATTCCGTGTTCATTGGCAGGCAGTGAGTTATCGGTGAAGGCGTTTCCAAAAAGAGATTGGTAGCGGAACGATAAATTGCGATAGAGAAAAGACAGGTCAACATTGGGCGCTGCGCTGATCAACACACCGTGAATTGTGGCCGCGTTAAATAATCTGTCCACCGCCGTCTCGCCAAAGAAGTGAGCGTTTCGAAACGTGAAGCCGTAGTCCAGGCTTGCGTTAAACGTTTGCTGTCCGCTAAAGGAAAAATAATTATAGGGTTCGGCGCTTTTTTGCAAAGGCAGCGAAAACCGGTGCGCCACCGCATTGAGCCCGATTTTAAATCCCGGGTTTTGAAACGATAGATTTCCACCGACAGAAAAGTCGGTAAGCTTGTAACGGTCGGCAATCTCAGACGGTGTGCGGTAATAGCCCGATGTGCCAAAAGAGGTAAAGCGCTCAACCGAATCGCTGACGATGTTGCCGCTGAATTTTTTGGAGGAAACAAAGACCGTTGCTTCCCAAGCCTTCTTGCCGAGAGTAATGCCCGCGCCGCGGTTGAACAAAAACTCCCCTGACGAACGGTAAGGCAAGAGCACCGGCGATTGCCGCTTGGTGTTGAGTACGTCAATGCTTTTACCAAAGGCAAGCGAACCCCATTGCGTTAAGCCCTGCCCGAGATTAACAACGTAATCACCAAGCGCCAGGGATTTTACCGTTCCAAGATTGCGGGCGAAGAAATGAACCGAATAAAAATCGAATCCCAGCTTTTGCGCCCCTCGGAAGAATTGTTCGCCGGCATCTTTGTCGGCAACGGCACCGTAATACAAAAGAGTTTTGTATTGATAACGGTAAGCGGTTAGCAAGCGGTTGCGGTCACCGAGGTAATGCGTTGGCAAGGAAGCGTTGTAACCTTTTGATGCCTCAAGCGTTCTTGCCAGGCGAAAAAGCAGGTATTGATCGCCGCCTTTCAGGCGAGACAGAAAATTTTCTTTTGCATTTAAAACCGGCCCCGTAAAAACATACGGAAGAATTTTGTGAATGCTCGCAACATCAAAGCCCGGCACCGCTTGCAGTTCGTAAATGTCAATCAGTTTTCCAAAGGCGGCGCGGTAGCGCAGAAAAGCATCCGTTTGCAAGGCCGTTAAAAGCCGCAGGGCTTGCAGATCCTCTGCGGTAGCTTCGTTCAAGTTTAACGGATGCTTTTTGTAAAACGCAAGGCTTTGCAGCAATGCATCATCTTTTAGTTCTTCGTCGCCCAGGTTTTCCAATTGCTGCTGCGTAGAAGCGGGCAAATCCTGCGCTCCCGCAATCAAACCCAAAAAACAGCAATATGCAAAAAGAAGTTTTTTCATTTTGACGAGTACAGCAGCAACAATCCGGGTGTAACGCCAAGGTAGGGATGAAAGGAAGCCGCAGCGTCAATGCGCAAGCGTTGAAGCTTCACGCCAAAGCCGAGGTAATAAATTGCGGCAGCCGAGCAAATACCGCAGCGAGCCATTAATTTTTCGGCAAACAGGTATTGAAGGCCCGCGTTAACGTTAAGCGGTTGGTCTTCTACCTTTTGTATTTCCGCACCAATAAAAAGCTGCGGCGAGGCATCGTACCCAATACCAGCGGAATAGATTGATGGAAGTTTTTCTTCTCCGTCTTTCCCGAACTTCATCCCCACCGGATTGTAAACCGATACGCCGGTTTGCACCGCATCGGTCAGATGAAAAACGGCGCCGGCATCGAACGTAACGGTTGAAGCAACGCCGTAGCCCGCTGCTTTCATCGCTGTATAATGAAATCCCGCGCCTATATCAACCTTGCTGCCTGCGCTTCTGCCGTAGGCAAACCCAAACGATGTTTCGTTGTAAAGTCCTGCCCCAAAACAATCCCCTTGTAAACCAAAATTGCCCGAAGAAGTAGGCAGCGCTGCCGCAAATGCATAACTCGAAAGCTCCCGCAGTAAAAAGCGGCGTTCAGAAAATACACCTGCCGAAACGTTTTTTACGCCTGCCAGCGAAGCGCTGTTGGCCCGAAACGAAAAAGCGTCTTTTTCCTGCGTACTGTACGTTTGAAGCGAAGGATAAACGGCACTAAGCGGTGTGCGGGCAAGTTGGGCGGTTGAAGAAATGCAAGCAAAAAATGCGGCAAAAAGAAGGTATCCCTTCACGCAGTTAGTTTTTTCCAAGATAGGAAGAATTGAGGAAAGAAAACAGAGCGCAAAAGCCCGAACTCAGAAGTCGGAAGTCGAACCGCATGTCTTTAAAATTCTTAGTTGAACGCTCAACTGCTTGTTGTCTGCTCTGGCTTCCGGCCTCCACTTATCTTTGCGCTCATGCAATTGCTAAACGGTAAGGAAACATCACAGGCGATCAAAGATTCGTTGAAACTGGAAGTAGCACAATTGGCCACACACGGCGCACCGGTACCGCACCTTGTGGCGGTATTAGTTGGCAACAACGGCGCAAGCGAAACATACGTAGCCAACAAAGTAAAGTCCTGCCAGGAAGTTGGGTTTAAATCGACCCTTATTCGCCTGGAAGAAGAAATAACGGAGTTAAAACTTTTAGAAATCATCCGCGACCTGAACACCGATCCCGAGGTGGACGGCATTCTTGTACAATTGCCTTTGCCCGCTCACATCTCGCCGCAGGAAGTCATCAACACCATTGATCCGTCAAAGGACGTTGATGGTTTTCATCCCATTAACGTAGGCCGCATGGTTCTGGGCCAATCCACTTTTCTTCCGGCAACGCCTTACGGCATCATGCTTTTGCTAGAGCATTACAAAGTGGAAACAGCGGGAAAACATGCCGTGATCATTGGCCGCAGCAACATTGTGGGAAGACCGATGAGCGTTTTGCTCAGCGGTTCCGGCAACCCCGGAAACTGCACCGTTACCATTTGCCATTCGGGCACAAAAAATTTGGCCGATTTCTGCCGTTCAGCGGATATTCTCGTGGCCGCATTGGGAAGGCCGGGCTTTGTTAAAGAAGACATGGTGAAAGAAGGCGCCGTGGTGATTGACGTCGGCATCACACGAATTGAAGACGCCTCAAAAAAGAGCGGCTACCGCATCAGCGGTGACGTGGATTTTCCTGCAGTGTCGCCCAAATGTTCTTTTATTACACCCGTACCGGGCGGTGTAGGGCCAATGACCATTGCTGCTTTGCTGAAAAATACTTACAAGGCCTGCGCAATGAAACATTTTGATTGATGTGATAATGAAAGAAGAGAACACGACGATAGATTCCACTCCAACATTGGAAGCACGAACAAAGCTGCCGGTGATGGAGCATTTTTACACCCTTCAAGGCGAAGGTGTGCACACCGGAAAAGCCGCTTATTTTATTCGGCTTGGCGGTTGCGATGTGGGTTGCGTTTGGTGCGATGTAAAAGACAGTTGGGACGGCGGCAAACACCCGTTATGGAAGATTGAAGATTTGGTTACAACCGTAAAGCAAACGCCGGCGCAGATTGTCGTTATCACCGGTGGCGAACCCTTGATGCACGATTTAGCCGCACTCACCAAAGCCTTGCACGACGCGGGTTTGCGAACGCACATCGAAACCTCCGGATCTTCTCCACTTTCCGGCGAACTGGATTGGATAACACTGTCGCCCAAAAAATTCAAAGCGCCGCTGCCCGAAGTTTTGCCGCAAGCACAGGAGTTGAAAATTGTTGTCTTCAACGGCTCCGACTTTGCTTGGGCGGAAGACTGGGCCGCAAAAGTTTCGCCGCAGTGCAAATTGTTTCTGCAGCCCGAATGGTCGAAGGCGGAGCAAATGACGCCGCTGATTGTTGACTACATCAAAGCCCATCCGCAGTGGCAACTCTCGCTGCAAACGCACAAGTACATTAACGTTCCGTAAAGAAGCCGCTCTCGGATAAAAAGTATTTTTAAGCTTTCGTTTATTTCAAAGTTTGATCGGCCATGAAAAACCTTTTTGTATTTCTTTTCTTTTGTTCTTTTCTTTCTGCTTCCGCACAATACGACGTTACCAAAATAGACCGCAAGGCCGTGGCGCTTTACGAAAGAGCCTTGCAACTTACCGATGCAAACAGCTACAAAGAATCCATTCCGTTTTTTCAACAGGCCATTGCAAGAGATGAACGTTACGTGGATGCCTATCTCTCGCTTGCCGGCGTGTACGGCCAGTTAAAAGATTATGACCAAAGCGTTGCCTTTTACGAAAAAGCCTTTGCGCTTGACACCGCCTATACTTCCGACTACTGGCTGCCTTATTCCATTAACCTTGCGGGCAAAGGCGATTTTGAAAAAGCCCTGCAAACGGTAAATAAAATTCTGGCAAAGCCGAACCTTCATCCCACCACGAAAAAAGCCGCTGAGTACCGGCAAAAATGTTTTCAGTTTGCGGTTGATTATGCCAAAACGCACCCAACGGCCAACTACGTTTTTGCGCCGAAAAATTTAGGCGATGCCGTTAACTCTTCTGAGTCAGAATACTTCCCGTCCATGCCCGTTGACGGAAAAATCCTGGTCTTTACAAGACGATTGCACAACGCCAACGAAGATTTTTTTGCCAGCGAAAAAACAGCCACTGGCTGGACGAATGCCGTGCCTCTGCCGGGCAACATCAACACCTCGCTGAATGAAGGCGCACAAAACATTTCGCAGGACGGAACGCTGCTGGTGTTCACGGCCTGCAATCGTCAGGATGGACAAGGCAACTGCGATATTTATTATTCGCAAAAAACGAACTACGGCTGGTCGCCGGCTTTTAACCTTGGCCCTAACGTAAACACCGACCAATGGGAGTCGCAGCCCTGTCTTTCGCCGGACAAACGTGATTTGTATTTTGCCAGCCGCCGCTTTGGCGGTTACGGCGGAAGCGATCTCTACGTGTCGCACAAATTACCAAGCGGCAATTGGAGCAAGCCGGAAAACTTAGGCCCGGAAATCAACACAGCCGGTGATGAGTCAAGTCCTTTTATTCATGCCGATAATCAAACGCTTTATTTTGCTTCGAGCGGCTTGCCTGGCTACGGCAGCGAAGATTTGTTTGTGGTAAGAAAAGGCGCCGACGGCAAATGGGGCAAGCCCGAAAACCTGGGTTATCCCATCAACACCATTGACCACGAAGGAACTTTGTTTATTGAAGCCGACGGCAAAACGGCTTATTATGCCAGTGACAGAAGTGACAGCAAAGGTGGCCTGGATATTTACAGTTTCGAATTGCGCCAGGACGTTCGGCCGGCACGAACGCTTTGGGTAAAAGGAAAAGTGTTTGACAAGAAAACATCCGCGGGCTTGCCTTCCTCGGTTGAATTGATTGACTTGGCCACGAAGCAAATCATTTCAAAATTGCAGACCGACGAAACCGGCAATTATTTAATCACCTTGCCCGTTGGAAAAGATTATGCGTTTAACGTGGCCCGTCGCGGCTACCTGTTTTATTCCGATAACTATTCGCTGAAGAACAAAGCCGCTGATTCGACGTATCAAAAGGACATTCCGCTGCAACCTATTGAGGTGGATGCGGCCGTTGTGTTGCGCAATTTATTTTTTGATACAAAGAAGTTTGACATCAAGCCTGAATCGGAAGTAGAGTTGGAAAAAGTTGTGCAGTTGTTGCAAGAAAATCCCACGGTAAAAATTCAGATTGAAGGGCACACCGATAACGTGGGCAGCGCTGCCGACAATCAAAAACTTTCCGAAACCCGCGCCAGAAGCGTGGTGAATTATCTTATTGAAAAAGGCATCAGGCCGGAACGTTTGGTGGCAAAAGGCTTTGGCGCCACCAAACCCATTGCCGACAACAAAACCGAAGAAGGCCGTGCGATGAATAGAAGAACCGAGTTGAAAGTAATTGCCAAATAGATGACGGATGACAGATGGCAAATGACAGAAAAGAATAATTAAATTGCTGTCATCAGTCATCCATCATCTGTCATCTACTTTCATGCACTCCGAACTTTTCTACCAACTGGCGCTAACACTTGTTCCCAACATTGGCGACGTGCAATCAAAAATTCTGGTGCAGCATTTCGGCGATGCGGCTTCTGTTTTTAAAGCAAAAACAACGGCGCTGGAAAAGCTGGAAGGCATTGGTGGAATAAGAGCAAAAGCCATCAAGCATTTCAACGATTTTCATTTAGTAGAAACGGAACTGAAGTTTATTGAGAAGTACAAAATCCGCACGCTGTTTCTTACCGACGAAGCCTATCCCAAACGCTTGTTGAACTGCTACGATTCGCCCACAGTGCTTTTTTACAAAGGCACAGCCGATTTAAACGCGTCGCGAATCATCGCCGTTGTAGGCACAAGAAGCAATACCGATTACGGCAAAGCTTTTACTGAAAAATTGATTGAAGATTTAGCGGACGAAAACGTTTTAATCATCAGCGGGCTTGCCTTTGGCGTTGATGCCATCGCACACAAAGCAGCGCTGAAAAACGATTTGCCAACGGTT
Coding sequences within:
- a CDS encoding OmpA family protein encodes the protein MKNLFVFLFFCSFLSASAQYDVTKIDRKAVALYERALQLTDANSYKESIPFFQQAIARDERYVDAYLSLAGVYGQLKDYDQSVAFYEKAFALDTAYTSDYWLPYSINLAGKGDFEKALQTVNKILAKPNLHPTTKKAAEYRQKCFQFAVDYAKTHPTANYVFAPKNLGDAVNSSESEYFPSMPVDGKILVFTRRLHNANEDFFASEKTATGWTNAVPLPGNINTSLNEGAQNISQDGTLLVFTACNRQDGQGNCDIYYSQKTNYGWSPAFNLGPNVNTDQWESQPCLSPDKRDLYFASRRFGGYGGSDLYVSHKLPSGNWSKPENLGPEINTAGDESSPFIHADNQTLYFASSGLPGYGSEDLFVVRKGADGKWGKPENLGYPINTIDHEGTLFIEADGKTAYYASDRSDSKGGLDIYSFELRQDVRPARTLWVKGKVFDKKTSAGLPSSVELIDLATKQIISKLQTDETGNYLITLPVGKDYAFNVARRGYLFYSDNYSLKNKAADSTYQKDIPLQPIEVDAAVVLRNLFFDTKKFDIKPESEVELEKVVQLLQENPTVKIQIEGHTDNVGSAADNQKLSETRARSVVNYLIEKGIRPERLVAKGFGATKPIADNKTEEGRAMNRRTELKVIAK
- a CDS encoding 7-carboxy-7-deazaguanine synthase QueE; the encoded protein is MKEENTTIDSTPTLEARTKLPVMEHFYTLQGEGVHTGKAAYFIRLGGCDVGCVWCDVKDSWDGGKHPLWKIEDLVTTVKQTPAQIVVITGGEPLMHDLAALTKALHDAGLRTHIETSGSSPLSGELDWITLSPKKFKAPLPEVLPQAQELKIVVFNGSDFAWAEDWAAKVSPQCKLFLQPEWSKAEQMTPLIVDYIKAHPQWQLSLQTHKYINVP
- a CDS encoding PorV/PorQ family protein; the protein is MKGYLLFAAFFACISSTAQLARTPLSAVYPSLQTYSTQEKDAFSFRANSASLAGVKNVSAGVFSERRFLLRELSSYAFAAALPTSSGNFGLQGDCFGAGLYNETSFGFAYGRSAGSKVDIGAGFHYTAMKAAGYGVASTVTFDAGAVFHLTDAVQTGVSVYNPVGMKFGKDGEEKLPSIYSAGIGYDASPQLFIGAEIQKVEDQPLNVNAGLQYLFAEKLMARCGICSAAAIYYLGFGVKLQRLRIDAAASFHPYLGVTPGLLLLYSSK
- a CDS encoding ComEA family DNA-binding protein; the protein is MKKLLFAYCCFLGLIAGAQDLPASTQQQLENLGDEELKDDALLQSLAFYKKHPLNLNEATAEDLQALRLLTALQTDAFLRYRAAFGKLIDIYELQAVPGFDVASIHKILPYVFTGPVLNAKENFLSRLKGGDQYLLFRLARTLEASKGYNASLPTHYLGDRNRLLTAYRYQYKTLLYYGAVADKDAGEQFFRGAQKLGFDFYSVHFFARNLGTVKSLALGDYVVNLGQGLTQWGSLAFGKSIDVLNTKRQSPVLLPYRSSGEFLFNRGAGITLGKKAWEATVFVSSKKFSGNIVSDSVERFTSFGTSGYYRTPSEIADRYKLTDFSVGGNLSFQNPGFKIGLNAVAHRFSLPLQKSAEPYNYFSFSGQQTFNASLDYGFTFRNAHFFGETAVDRLFNAATIHGVLISAAPNVDLSFLYRNLSFRYQSLFGNAFTDNSLPANEHGIYTGITIRPALGWQVAAYTDFYQFPFLKYRVSAPSSGWDYLLQLSYTPDKRTEIYLRCRTENKPLNDAGTTQVVSYPVDKIKQNLRLQFARQVRNDLLVKGRTEVIWFDGQSGQRQEGFLSFIEVAGSLSLKLKGNARLQYFETGGYDSRIYAYESDVPYSFSIPAFYDKGFRYYLNLSFAFTKNLTGWMRLAQTVYPGKATTGSGLDQISGNRKTEIKLEAQYGF
- a CDS encoding SusD/RagB family nutrient-binding outer membrane lipoprotein produces the protein MKMSFSKKNISSLVLVTALGLAACNKFKDTNVSPNAVTTPVTSALLTNVETYLGSDAIGQASASNGAPLFTYYTPYFVQHFSQIQYPDNQLYPTTGVSWDVYYSGVLEDLQKIIDVNTANPNPTATGGNSVNQIQIARILKAYYFSIVTDKYGDVPYFNALKGALQVPYDKQQAIYNDLFKELKEASAGFQTGGAAVTGDIIYGGDASKWKRFANSLRLSLALRLSKVDPATGKTQFMAALSDPGGVIDDNAYNFKVTYPGGTFNYPMYNLTTASVVAIAKPLADLMNNYSDPRVFAYGQANASGVVKGFPYGLDRTGAQSFITTNPDYSLAYNTNYKKQTSTAFILTAAYVDLMRADAAIEYATGENAFNFLQKSITDSWAQWGVTGDIAAYLVKIGVTAANTPLQKIQEQMWIALYGSEMFAWDEWRRTGVPVLTPAPSATNPSKQIPRRYPYPSTEVNLNKAAYAAAVGAMPYGGGDTEVARVWWDK
- a CDS encoding SusC/RagA family TonB-linked outer membrane protein; protein product: MRKITLLLSMLVLSVLAFAQRTVSGTVRDEKGEPIPFATITEVGKNNATKADANGAFTIRAADGTRLRITATGHQEQTVTVNGNQVAATLNSTDAQLSEVVVTALGIRRRSDVLSNSQQGIKGENLTSTRITDVNQALAGKISNVQVRTQSAAKLGSQSAIRIRGANSVSGISNDPLYVVDGTPIDDINFINMDDVEDLQVLKGPGATALYGVRAANGAILITTKKAGRNTSNISVTSTYSFDKVGLLPKYQNEYSGGTAGAGWQTYTWQPGDPAEWKALDGKRYHTYFDDASWGPKIDGSEYIPWYAWYPGTKYSFKTANLTPQPDNVRNFYNTGQNTLNNVAFSKGGSDYSVRLSYTNQYQTGLIPSSRLNRNFLSAQSSYDINKHFTATVDFNYVNQKVDGEFSDTYGNNASGSFNSWFHRDLDMNILRELKDLRTPTGAIPGWNLEDGTPGRPDAKYFYAGTAYWTNPFTYYDLISAVNTQDRLYGSAGLTYKLDNHFKITGTARRNQRNTHYESKLPYIFEFSTEDMSSPLAINANTGGRPVTATYRTYDVRQVESNYEFLGSYNNRFGELTLDANVGGNIRQNDYSSLDNGTKGGLVVRDFFNLANSKVTPFYFATSRTKKIVRSLYGSVDLNWNNIFIVNGTLRNDWSSALPEVSNSYLYPSIGASFIFTKYVDKALPFLSFGKIRGTWAEAGSDLDPYNTTLLYGVGSNQWNGNITMTTPDRAIDSNLVNQLTKSFEFGLDLRFLKNRIGLSATYYNENVTNSLVTVTTPSVSGFSSKLINAGKLNRKGVEVTIDGYPVRNNTFSWNIALNLAKNTSKVVELYPNLTSFYLGGSDYSSSTGSAGYAPGVWSIVGQEWGQIRGRGIKKNADGVNVLNANGTYAYTDNVNFGSILPDYTGGLVNTLSYKGFNLNFAIDFTKGGKYFSLSDFWGGFSGLYDYTAGLNDRGKPVRDPVAQGGGVHVKGVSAADLKTPVDMYIDAIDYYDVNGANKINETHIFDLTYVKLREVNLGYTVPLNKVGRIGNTIKNLNVSVFARNPWLIYTANKNFDPSELTGNYGESGQLPPSRSFGVTLKFGL
- a CDS encoding bifunctional 5,10-methylenetetrahydrofolate dehydrogenase/5,10-methenyltetrahydrofolate cyclohydrolase, producing the protein MQLLNGKETSQAIKDSLKLEVAQLATHGAPVPHLVAVLVGNNGASETYVANKVKSCQEVGFKSTLIRLEEEITELKLLEIIRDLNTDPEVDGILVQLPLPAHISPQEVINTIDPSKDVDGFHPINVGRMVLGQSTFLPATPYGIMLLLEHYKVETAGKHAVIIGRSNIVGRPMSVLLSGSGNPGNCTVTICHSGTKNLADFCRSADILVAALGRPGFVKEDMVKEGAVVIDVGITRIEDASKKSGYRISGDVDFPAVSPKCSFITPVPGGVGPMTIAALLKNTYKACAMKHFD